A section of the Fibrobacter sp. genome encodes:
- a CDS encoding glycosyl transferase: MKFGFFDDEKREYVITTPQTPYPWINYLGVSDFFSLISNTAGGYCFYKDARLRRILRYRYNNIPIDNGGRYFYIRENDDFWSPGWKPVKKGLTDYQCRHGMGYTIIKGMRNGLSAEVLYMVPVDANCEIHKVTLTNTTKKAKKFTLFSFVEFCLWNALDDMTNFQRNFSTGEVEIDGSVIYHKTEYRERRNHFAFYTVNRQISGFDTDREVFLGRYNGLENPDVVIEGKSKNSVADGWSPVASHSINITLNPQESAELVFLLGYVENKEDEKWEAPGIINKKNAKSLMERFSTSAEVNKAFDDLRVYWDNLLSRYTLESKDEKLNRMVNIWNQYQCIITFNMSRSASYFESGIGRGMGFRDSNQDIAGFVHQLPDGARQRIIDLASTQFEDGGAYHQYQPLTKKGNNEIGGNFNDDPLWLIYATAAYLKETGDWKILETKVPYDNNPEKTGTLLDHLTKSFYHVVNNRGPHGLPLIGRADWNDCLNLNCFSSTPDESFQTCTNKDGKRAESVFIAGMFTGIGKEYAKILRHLGKEEEAIQAEKYIAEMKGVVEEQGWDGEWFLRAYDDSGNKVGSKDNPEGKIFIEPQGYCIMGGIGLEDGKAKKALESSRKYLDTRHGLVLVNPPFSRYYLNLGEISSYPPGYKENAGIFCHNNPWIIIAEAIMGEGDYAFDHYRKIAPAYREEISDVHRMEPYVYSQMIAGKDAGRHGEAKNSWLTGTAAWNFVAVSQWILGIRPDYDGLIIDPCIPSDWNGFTVTRKFRGATYRITVKNPSHVNKGIKSLVVDGAAVEGNLVKAFTDGGEHKVEAVMG; encoded by the coding sequence ATGAAATTCGGATTTTTTGATGACGAGAAGCGGGAGTATGTAATCACTACACCCCAGACACCTTACCCCTGGATCAATTACCTGGGAGTTTCAGATTTCTTCTCTCTTATTTCCAATACCGCCGGAGGATATTGCTTCTATAAGGATGCAAGACTGAGGAGAATACTCCGTTACAGGTACAACAATATCCCCATTGACAATGGAGGGAGATATTTTTATATCCGGGAGAACGATGATTTCTGGTCTCCGGGATGGAAACCCGTAAAGAAGGGGTTGACAGATTATCAGTGCCGTCACGGAATGGGTTATACCATAATAAAAGGCATGAGAAACGGGTTGTCGGCAGAAGTCCTTTACATGGTGCCGGTGGATGCCAATTGTGAGATTCACAAGGTAACTCTTACAAATACCACAAAAAAGGCAAAGAAGTTTACACTGTTTTCTTTTGTGGAATTCTGCCTCTGGAATGCTCTCGATGACATGACAAACTTCCAGCGGAATTTCAGCACAGGCGAGGTGGAAATCGATGGCTCAGTAATCTATCATAAGACGGAATACCGGGAGCGCAGGAACCATTTCGCTTTCTATACTGTAAACAGACAGATATCAGGTTTCGATACTGATCGTGAGGTTTTCCTGGGCAGGTACAATGGACTGGAAAATCCGGATGTGGTTATTGAGGGAAAGTCAAAAAACTCTGTGGCTGACGGATGGTCGCCTGTAGCATCTCACAGCATAAACATAACACTCAATCCTCAAGAGAGTGCTGAGCTGGTTTTTCTGCTCGGATATGTTGAGAACAAGGAAGATGAGAAATGGGAAGCTCCGGGCATTATCAACAAGAAAAATGCGAAGAGCTTGATGGAGAGATTTTCAACCAGTGCCGAAGTAAATAAAGCCTTTGATGATCTCAGGGTTTACTGGGATAATCTCTTATCAAGATACACATTGGAGAGCAAGGATGAAAAGCTCAATAGAATGGTCAATATCTGGAATCAGTATCAGTGCATAATCACTTTTAATATGTCAAGAAGTGCATCGTATTTTGAATCCGGTATCGGAAGAGGAATGGGGTTCCGTGATTCCAACCAGGATATCGCCGGTTTCGTGCATCAATTACCCGACGGTGCCCGTCAGAGAATAATCGACCTTGCATCGACTCAGTTTGAGGATGGCGGTGCATATCATCAGTATCAGCCTCTTACTAAAAAAGGAAACAACGAAATAGGCGGTAACTTCAATGATGATCCGCTGTGGCTGATCTATGCGACTGCAGCTTATTTGAAGGAGACCGGGGACTGGAAGATTCTCGAGACGAAGGTTCCTTATGACAACAATCCCGAAAAAACAGGTACTCTTCTTGACCACCTCACAAAGTCTTTCTATCATGTGGTCAATAACAGGGGACCTCACGGGCTGCCGCTGATCGGGAGAGCAGACTGGAACGACTGTCTCAACCTGAACTGTTTTTCAAGCACACCGGATGAATCGTTTCAGACCTGTACAAACAAGGATGGTAAAAGGGCTGAGTCGGTATTTATAGCCGGAATGTTTACAGGGATCGGAAAAGAGTATGCTAAGATTCTAAGGCACCTGGGAAAAGAGGAAGAGGCTATACAGGCTGAAAAATATATAGCCGAGATGAAAGGTGTTGTGGAAGAGCAGGGATGGGATGGTGAGTGGTTTTTGCGGGCATACGATGATTCCGGAAATAAAGTGGGAAGCAAAGATAACCCTGAAGGAAAGATCTTCATCGAGCCTCAAGGGTATTGTATTATGGGCGGTATCGGGCTTGAGGACGGTAAGGCTAAAAAAGCGCTGGAATCCTCACGCAAATATCTCGATACCCGTCACGGGCTGGTGCTTGTCAATCCTCCATTCTCAAGGTATTATTTAAATCTCGGAGAGATTTCATCGTACCCTCCCGGGTACAAGGAAAATGCAGGAATATTCTGTCACAACAATCCCTGGATAATAATTGCGGAAGCGATAATGGGTGAGGGTGATTATGCTTTTGACCACTACCGGAAGATTGCTCCTGCGTACAGGGAAGAGATCAGTGATGTGCACAGGATGGAGCCCTATGTGTATTCACAGATGATAGCAGGAAAGGATGCCGGGAGGCACGGGGAAGCAAAGAATTCCTGGCTTACAGGTACAGCAGCCTGGAATTTCGTGGCTGTTTCCCAGTGGATCCTTGGGATACGTCCGGATTACGATGGGCTTATAATTGATCCCTGTATCCCATCAGACTGGAATGGATTTACGGTTACAAGGAAGTTCCGGGGTGCAACTTACAGGATTACCGTCAAGAATCCATCACATGTGAATAAAGGAATAAAGTCTCTTGTTGTTGATGGTGCGGCTGTGGAAGGAAATCTTGTCAAAGCTTTCACTGATGGTGGTGAACATAAAGTGGAAGCGGTGATGGGGTAA
- a CDS encoding carbohydrate-binding protein, protein MNRNLRLTIAAVACMMFSASAVFPGWLKFKPLKKAEEKKSESSVDPRIMYRFFDEDFVSGGYAYWYPENSKVFIPEESGKNGEVAIEFDLDEKDYSGGSVCLYNLLYDLRPLYATGALQFWIKGNMGGEIAWAALVDDENADGKKTVVRLPLQNYGGISKEWKLISIPLSAFGKRGVFWDAKKRVEVPERFQWDAVCEFRIEIKKNENPDFRAWVDDIFILRDVYEPVEEKEEQYWDEREDMIDSPPLASRPEVKDVHKVFIDETPGGGFVYVYGGKTAYKVISGASKDNKGILACYLDNGDYSGVTLALGNGASINVEPLKKAKAAGLAFWAKGAPGVDKIYVGILDDESDGAKVQTKVALGDFGSLDTTWKYFMIPLRRFQDVGKYWDDNKKAEVVGDVKWNQVNEIRFSNNKAENKVPEGEPVALYVDQITFIEEIPGYIDPEEYWANFESDAKDIILHDFEGSESPNWETANGPKSEISYKLVKSEARNGGENALAITFKMNDWCDAVFNYETNNSAPELRDWSKHWGLKFEMYTSKPYQGINVQVNDAGNEVWIASAGCGKGWHEVLVPFKAFYKFPYWQPEDAEQNGKFDMQAIRTIDFKPSGEGTSGTFLIDNVRLTNERTAYEAPVAEKITVKITGDMGKVVTPAINDGIFGINAALWDGDLLKPQTVDYVKAVNHAVLRYPGGLRADEDHWKEVLAKKDWMVDTDEFLEFCKQTNTTPMITVNFGTGTAEEAAEWVKHVNVTKKANVKYWEVGNELYGDWHANHCTAEEYGKRAAEFIKKMKEVDPSILVTVVWVLEGEWNKVVFENTKDLADGVNVHHYPQHAGEENDAALLAAPQTLKSILPGVRKQTEEYGVPGKKYEIWLTEWNSVDFKPGPQTLGIVNAMFVADYLGELAVQNIEQASYWDIHNDITEQGGDYGYLSRTGAPDGDNVPRPSYFAFKMASEALRGKLLETESENDNVSTYLTENNGKKALMVINKMPKTKAVIDLNIPGFSGKATLKQLRSDNMKNGYSSETIDVAEGGEITLPAWSVTTITIQ, encoded by the coding sequence ATGAATCGAAATCTTCGCCTTACAATTGCTGCAGTTGCATGCATGATGTTTAGCGCAAGTGCAGTATTCCCCGGCTGGCTTAAGTTCAAGCCTCTGAAAAAAGCCGAAGAAAAGAAAAGCGAGTCTTCCGTAGATCCTCGTATCATGTATCGCTTCTTCGATGAAGACTTTGTTTCCGGTGGGTATGCCTACTGGTATCCTGAAAACTCCAAGGTTTTTATTCCAGAGGAGTCGGGAAAAAACGGTGAAGTGGCAATCGAATTTGATCTGGATGAGAAGGATTATTCCGGTGGTTCTGTCTGCCTGTATAATCTTCTTTACGACTTGCGTCCGTTGTATGCTACAGGAGCGCTCCAGTTCTGGATCAAAGGGAATATGGGTGGAGAGATCGCCTGGGCTGCTCTTGTTGATGATGAAAATGCAGACGGGAAGAAAACTGTGGTCCGCTTGCCTCTTCAGAATTATGGAGGCATCTCTAAAGAATGGAAACTTATCTCCATTCCACTTTCCGCTTTCGGAAAAAGGGGAGTGTTCTGGGACGCAAAGAAGAGGGTGGAAGTGCCTGAAAGATTTCAGTGGGATGCTGTTTGTGAATTCCGCATTGAAATAAAGAAAAATGAAAATCCTGATTTCCGGGCCTGGGTTGATGACATCTTTATTCTCAGGGATGTATACGAACCGGTTGAGGAAAAAGAAGAGCAGTATTGGGATGAGCGGGAGGATATGATCGATTCTCCTCCGCTTGCCTCAAGACCCGAAGTAAAAGATGTACATAAGGTATTTATAGATGAAACACCCGGGGGCGGATTCGTTTATGTTTACGGAGGAAAAACCGCTTATAAGGTTATTTCGGGGGCATCAAAAGACAATAAGGGAATTCTGGCCTGTTATCTTGATAATGGAGATTATTCCGGAGTTACTCTTGCTTTGGGTAATGGAGCAAGTATCAATGTAGAGCCTCTGAAAAAAGCAAAAGCCGCAGGTCTTGCTTTCTGGGCAAAAGGAGCCCCGGGGGTTGATAAAATCTATGTTGGTATTCTCGATGATGAATCTGATGGGGCGAAAGTGCAGACAAAAGTAGCCCTGGGGGATTTTGGCTCATTGGATACTACATGGAAATATTTCATGATCCCTCTGCGCAGATTCCAGGATGTTGGAAAGTACTGGGATGATAATAAAAAGGCTGAAGTTGTTGGAGATGTCAAATGGAATCAGGTAAATGAAATCAGATTTTCCAACAACAAAGCCGAAAACAAGGTACCTGAAGGGGAACCGGTAGCCTTGTATGTGGATCAGATCACTTTTATTGAAGAAATTCCGGGCTATATTGATCCTGAAGAGTATTGGGCTAATTTCGAGTCTGATGCTAAGGATATAATACTGCATGATTTCGAGGGTTCAGAAAGTCCCAACTGGGAAACCGCTAATGGCCCCAAATCGGAAATCAGTTATAAGCTTGTGAAGAGTGAGGCTAGAAATGGCGGAGAAAATGCTCTGGCTATTACCTTCAAGATGAATGACTGGTGTGATGCTGTATTCAACTATGAAACAAACAACAGTGCACCTGAACTCAGGGACTGGAGCAAGCACTGGGGTCTTAAATTTGAAATGTACACATCCAAACCCTATCAGGGTATCAATGTTCAGGTTAATGATGCCGGTAATGAGGTGTGGATCGCGAGTGCCGGATGCGGAAAAGGATGGCATGAGGTGCTTGTACCTTTCAAGGCTTTCTACAAATTTCCCTACTGGCAGCCGGAAGATGCTGAGCAGAACGGGAAATTTGATATGCAGGCAATAAGAACTATCGATTTCAAACCTTCCGGTGAAGGTACATCCGGAACTTTTCTGATCGATAATGTGAGGCTGACAAATGAGAGGACTGCCTACGAAGCGCCTGTGGCCGAAAAGATAACTGTCAAGATTACCGGTGACATGGGTAAAGTTGTTACACCTGCAATAAATGACGGTATTTTCGGCATAAACGCGGCTCTGTGGGATGGCGATCTTCTCAAGCCCCAGACGGTGGATTATGTTAAAGCTGTCAACCATGCGGTACTTCGTTACCCGGGTGGTCTGAGAGCTGATGAGGACCACTGGAAAGAGGTCCTTGCAAAGAAAGACTGGATGGTTGACACCGATGAATTCCTGGAATTCTGTAAGCAGACAAATACAACTCCCATGATTACCGTTAACTTCGGTACAGGTACTGCAGAAGAAGCTGCCGAATGGGTAAAACATGTAAATGTGACCAAAAAGGCAAATGTAAAATACTGGGAGGTAGGTAACGAGCTTTATGGAGACTGGCACGCTAACCACTGTACTGCTGAAGAGTATGGTAAGAGGGCTGCTGAATTCATAAAGAAGATGAAAGAAGTGGATCCTTCGATTCTGGTGACTGTGGTCTGGGTCCTTGAAGGTGAATGGAATAAAGTGGTATTCGAGAACACCAAAGATCTGGCTGACGGAGTGAATGTACACCATTATCCTCAGCATGCTGGTGAAGAAAATGATGCTGCGTTGCTGGCAGCCCCGCAGACTCTCAAATCAATTCTTCCTGGTGTACGGAAGCAGACGGAGGAATATGGGGTTCCGGGAAAGAAGTATGAGATCTGGCTCACAGAGTGGAACTCTGTTGATTTCAAACCAGGACCTCAGACACTGGGTATTGTAAACGCTATGTTTGTCGCGGATTACCTTGGAGAACTGGCTGTTCAGAATATAGAGCAGGCATCTTACTGGGATATCCATAACGACATTACAGAGCAGGGTGGTGACTACGGATATCTATCCAGAACCGGTGCGCCGGATGGGGACAATGTGCCGCGTCCTTCATACTTTGCTTTTAAAATGGCAAGCGAAGCTCTTCGCGGAAAGTTACTGGAGACAGAATCCGAAAATGATAATGTGTCGACTTATCTGACCGAAAACAATGGAAAGAAAGCCCTGATGGTTATCAATAAGATGCCTAAGACGAAAGCTGTGATCGATCTGAATATACCCGGTTTCAGTGGAAAAGCCACATTGAAGCAGTTGCGTTCAGATAACATGAAAAATGGTTACAGTTCAGAAACCATCGATGTCGCTGAGGGTGGTGAGATTACCCTGCCTGCATGGTCTGTGACGACGATTACAATCCAGTAA